CACTTTGCCTCGGTCGTACACGCGGCTGTCATCCCATTCGAGCGGGGGTGACATATTGTCGTTCATGCCGAGGTCGAGGTCGGTCATCACGATGACGGGTGTTTGCAGGCGTTCGGCTAAGTCGAAGGCATCCGCCGTGAAGTCGAAACACTCTTTCGGGGTGCTGGGGAACAGCAAAACCTGCTTGGTGTCGCCGTGCGAAGCATACGCAGCCGACAGAATATCAGACTGTTGTGTTCGCGTGGGCATTCCGGTGGAGGGGCCGCTGCGCTGCACGTCAATCAGCACCGTCGGGATTTCGGCAAAATATGCCAGTCCCAAAAACTCGCTCATCAGCGACACGCCAGGGCCGCTAGTGGCCGTGAACGAGCGCGCGCCGTTCCAGTTCGCGCCGATGACGACGCCGATGGCGGCCAGTTCGTCCTCTGCCTGCACGATAGCGAATTTGTTTTGCCCCGTTTCCGGGTCCACGCGGAGTTTTTTGGCGTATTTGCCAAAAGCATCGGCCAGGGAGGTGGAAGGCGTGATGGGATACCAGGCCAGCACCGTCGCGCCGGCATAGACCGCGCCGAGGCCGCAAGCCGTGTTGCCGTCGAGCATTATCCAGTCACCCACCTTGTCGCGGCGTTCGAGCCGGAGGCCGAGCGGGCATTGGAAATGTTCTTTGGCGTATTGGAAACCCATGTCCAAAGCCTCGAAGTTGGCGGTGACGAGTTTTTCTTTGCCTTTGAATTTTTCCGTTATAATGCCGTGCAACACAGGCACTTCGATGTCGAGCAAAGCCGCGAGCGTACCCACATACACCATGTTTTTCAGCAACTGGCGCTGGCGCGGGTCGGCGAATTTGTCCATGCACATCTGCATCATCGGCACGCCGAGGTAGTGGATGTCGTCGCGGATGAATTCCTTGTGCAGTTCCTTCGTGTTGTCGTAGATGAAGTAGCCCTTGGGCCGCACGGCTGCGATGTCTTTGGGCATACTTTGCGGGTTCACGCAGACCATAATGTCTATGCCTTCGCGGCGGCCGAGATAGCCTTTTTCGCTGACGCGCACCTCGTACCATGTGGGCAAACCCTGAATGTTCGACGGAAAAATGTTTTTGGGCGACACGGGGATACCCATGCGGAAAATGGCTTTGGCGAACATATCGTTCGCGCTGGCCGAGCCGGTGCCGTTGACGTTGGCGAAACGGACTACGAAGTCGTTGAGTGCGGTGAGGTGATTATTGGTGGCCATTTTATTTTTGGTTTGCAATCAAGTCCTTTATTTTAGTCATTGTCAACCAAGGTCTTTTTCGATGAATCATTTTATGACAATTTGAACAGAGTAAGGCAATGTCTTCAATCTGTGTTTGTGTTTGTTCGTTTTCAATCTCACTTAATGGCAGGGTATGATGTGCTTCAATGTAATCTTCTCCGACCTTACCGTATACTTGTTGGAAATCAAAGCCACAAATCTGGCAAAACAATCTTCCATTTTTTCTTTTATACCTCGCGCCGCCAAGTTTTCAGCATCGTCTAGGGTAACGTTTACTAAACTTTTGAAGTTTAGTAAACGTGATCTCATCCTTCCAACCATGCTGAAAACTTGGCGGCACGAGGTATAAACTCTTTCTTCGCCAATCTTGCAACTCTAATTAAAAATGCCCCTTCGTATGGTTTTTCGTTCGCCCACTGATGAAAACTAGAAATACTTTCACCCTCAATAAGTATCTATTCGACGGCATACTTTGGTTGAAAAAGTGTTTCACTTGCAAGGATATACCTCGCGCCGCCAAGTTTTCAGCATCGTCTAGGGTAACGTTTACTAAACTTTTGAAGTTTAGTAAACGTGATCTCATCCTTCCAACCATGCTGAAAACTTGGCGGCACGAGGTATAATTAGTCTCAGATTTTTTGCTTCTTGAATGGTCATAGTTTTATTATTTTGCCGTTGTTGGCATCCCGCCAATCAACACTTCGCGTGAGTGGCGGGGTATAATTCACACAGGATTCACCAGAACCAGCCCTTGTATGTGTGAAACATCATTGATATTGCGGGTGTTAAGTTCGAGGTTATTCAGCAAAGCGGTCGCTGCTACGATTGAATCTCCCAAGGACATTTTCTTTGATTGCCGCAGCAGAATGGCTTGGTCGAGCACATCAGTCGTGACCCATTGACCAAAGTTTTTTACAAAAATAGGCTGTGTTTGAGATTGTTTTTTGCCGTTGTTGGCGTCCCGCCGACAATACTTCGCGTGAGTGGCCGCGCGTGGTTTCAGGTTTTTCAGGGCAAGAATTTCAAACTGCCTGCAAGCGCAACACTTCCACGTCCACGCCTTTTTCCATCGCTTGTTTCACTTCGGCTTCCACTCGCAGGGCGGTTTCTGTCGAGAGAAAATAATGCCCGCAGTGGTCGCACACCCGAGCAGGCACGTCGCGGATGGCGATGAAAAAGTTGCCCTTTTCATGCGTCACGGTCACTTTGCCGGGGTGGAGGCTGCCTTTATTGCACATTACACAGGTTGTCATAGTTTTAATTTTTTCTGGTTTTGAAATCTTCGTTCCAAACGGCTGGGTCAGGGACATACACCGTGACCAGCCAACATTCCTCTGTCACTTCGTCTCTTGCTACCACAACGTGGAGCGGTTCCCCTTTCGAGAAACCCAAGAGCAAAAAGCACGGATGAGGTTTTGTGTCAGTGTATTTCGCAATAACCTCGCCGCGCTTTACAACTTCGATTGCATCTGCCAAGTTCAATCCTCTGTCGAGGGATTTTTTCAAGGCATGGCGCGATATTTCGATGTTTTCACAGTGCATGGTTATTTTGCTTTAGGCTAAACACAGTTTTTTCGACTCTTAAACACCTGCTGCGCCACCACCAAACACATCCCAAATGTAATCGAAACATCCGCAGCGTTGAAAATCCCTGTTCGGAAAAAGCCAAATTGGATGAACATGAAATCCGTCACGGAGCCGTACACAATCCGGTCGAAGATGTTGCCAATGCCGCCGCCCACCATGCAACAAAGTCCGAAAATCGCCCACTTGCCGGGGTTGTGCGCGAAAAGCCAAAAGAACATCATCAGTAAAGTCACCGAAGGTATTGCCGTGAGCAACAGGCTTTTGGCCAGCGGCGACAGTGAATCGCCAAGACTGAGAAACGCGCCGGAATTTTCCACTTTTGTCAATACGACGTGTTCGCCCAAAACTTGGATGTCTTCATGGTCTTCAAGGTTTTCCCGGACGACCGCCTTGGAGATTTGGTCGCAACCGATGTTAACGGAAACGACTAAAATAATAGCGGCGTAATGGAGTATTTTGTTGATTTTCATGTACTTGACTTTTTTAGAAAGGACATTACGCATACTCCAACTCTCCCGCCTTCGCCACGCTGTACAGATACTTCTGCATATCCCAGGCCGCCGTCGGGCAACGCTCGGCGCAAAGGCCGCAGTGGAGGCACACGTTTTCGTCTTTCACCATCACGCGCTTGGTCGGCAGTTCGTCGGACACATAAAGGTCTTGGGAAAGTTCGTGTGCCGGGGCACTGAGTCGGGTGCGCAAGTCGGCTTCTTCGCCATTTTCGGTAAACGTGATGCAAGCCGTCGGGCAGATATCCACGCAGGCGTCGCACTCGATGCAGCGATTGGTGGTGAAAACGGTCTGCACGTCGCAGTTCAGGCAGCGTTGGGCTTCCTTAAAACCCATTTCTTTGTCAAAACCCAGTTCGACTTCCATCCGGCGGTCTTTCAGCGTTTTGGATTTATCGGCGTGGGGAACTTTGAACCTCAAATCGGGCGCAACCGCGCTGTCGTACATCCATTCGTGGATGCCCATTTTCTGGTGAATCAGGTTGGTACGCGGAGCGGGACGCGCCATGATGAGGTCTTCGCCCTGACAAAAAAGGTCAATCGAAACGGCGGCCTGATGGCCTTGCGCAACGGCAGTGATGACGTTTTTCGGCCCCATTGCTGAGTCGCCGCCAAAGAAAACTTCCGGGCGCGTGGACTGGAAAGTCGTTTTGTCCAAAACCGGGACCTCCCACTTATCGAACTGAATTCCTAAATCCCGTTCAATCCAGGGAAAAGCATTTTCCTGACCGACAGCAATCAGAACATCGTCGGCTTCAAAAAACACGTCGGGTTCGCCGCTTGGCACGAGCGAGCGGCGGCCGTTTTCGTCGTACACGGCTTTTACTTTTTCAAATTTCATCCCTACCAATTTGCCGTTTTCCACGACAAATTCTTTCGGAACGTGATTCTCGTAAATCGGAATGTCTTCATGCACAGCGTCTTCGATTTCCCACGGCGAGGCTTTCATTTCCTTGCGCGGGCTGCGTACGACGACTTTCACATCTTCGCCGCCGAGCCGCCGTGAGGTGCGGCAGCAGTCCATCGCCGTGTTGCCGCCGCCGAGTACGATGACTTTTTTACCTATTTTATTGGTGTGCTCGAAAGCGACGTTTGCCAAAAACTCGATGCCGATTTGGATGTTCGATGCGCCTTCTTTTCTGCCGGGCAGGTCGGCCAAGTCGCGCCCACGCGGTGCGCCTGTGCCGACGAAAATCGCATCGTAACCCATGCCCAGCATCTCGCGCATACTGGAAACGTAGGTCTTGAAATGGGTGTGGATGCCCATGTCCAAGATGAACCCAACTTCTTCATCCAGTACCTCTTGGGGCAAACGAAACGATGGAATCTGGCTGCGCATCATGCCGCCGCCGAGCTCCTGTTCGTCGTACAGATGGATTTCGTAGCCCAACGGCGCGAGGTCGCGGGCGACGGTGAGCGAGGCCGGGCCGCCGCCGATGAGGGCGATTTTTTTGCCGTTGGGTGGAAACGGGCCTTGCGGCATGAGCGATTTGACCTCGCCTTTGAAGTCAGCGGCCACGCGCTTGAGCCGGCAGATGGCGACTGGCTCTTCTTCCACGCGACCGCGTCGGCAGGCGGGCTCGCAGGGGCGGTCGCAGGTGCGACCCAACACGCCAGGGAAGACGTTGGATTCCCAATTTATCATGTACGCCTCGGTGTAGCGTTCAGCAGCGATGAGCCGGATGTATTCCGGCACAGGCGTATGCGCTGGGCAAGCATACTGGCAATCAACGACTTTGTGAAAGTATTCCGGGTCTTTTATGTTGGTCGGCTGCATGACGACGGGTTTGTTTTTATGGATAGGATTTACACGATTGACG
This genomic interval from Saprospiraceae bacterium contains the following:
- a CDS encoding 2-oxoacid:acceptor oxidoreductase subunit alpha, with amino-acid sequence MATNNHLTALNDFVVRFANVNGTGSASANDMFAKAIFRMGIPVSPKNIFPSNIQGLPTWYEVRVSEKGYLGRREGIDIMVCVNPQSMPKDIAAVRPKGYFIYDNTKELHKEFIRDDIHYLGVPMMQMCMDKFADPRQRQLLKNMVYVGTLAALLDIEVPVLHGIITEKFKGKEKLVTANFEALDMGFQYAKEHFQCPLGLRLERRDKVGDWIMLDGNTACGLGAVYAGATVLAWYPITPSTSLADAFGKYAKKLRVDPETGQNKFAIVQAEDELAAIGVVIGANWNGARSFTATSGPGVSLMSEFLGLAYFAEIPTVLIDVQRSGPSTGMPTRTQQSDILSAAYASHGDTKQVLLFPSTPKECFDFTADAFDLAERLQTPVIVMTDLDLGMNDNMSPPLEWDDSRVYDRGKVLTAEELENMGERYGRYLDVDGDGITWRTIPGTHPTKGSFFTRGTSRDEYATYTEEGAAYVRNVDRLLKKWETTKQYVPGPEFYQEEKQNAFGVIFFGTTTYAALEAQELLAEQGITLDAMRIKAFPFNEDVRKFIRQHERVYVVEQNRDAQFRTLLMNELDVNPTKLVPILNYDGFPITAETIRQQIYKSLLGKLSPAFAEHEAAPPSDSEVEE
- a CDS encoding HNH endonuclease; the encoded protein is MFCQICGFDFQQVYGKVGEDYIEAHHTLPLSEIENEQTQTQIEDIALLCSNCHKMIHRKRPWLTMTKIKDLIANQK
- a CDS encoding type II toxin-antitoxin system MqsA family antitoxin; translated protein: MTTCVMCNKGSLHPGKVTVTHEKGNFFIAIRDVPARVCDHCGHYFLSTETALRVEAEVKQAMEKGVDVEVLRLQAV
- a CDS encoding DUF4258 domain-containing protein, translated to MKKSLDRGLNLADAIEVVKRGEVIAKYTDTKPHPCFLLLGFSKGEPLHVVVARDEVTEECWLVTVYVPDPAVWNEDFKTRKN
- the lspA gene encoding signal peptidase II; this encodes MKINKILHYAAIILVVSVNIGCDQISKAVVRENLEDHEDIQVLGEHVVLTKVENSGAFLSLGDSLSPLAKSLLLTAIPSVTLLMMFFWLFAHNPGKWAIFGLCCMVGGGIGNIFDRIVYGSVTDFMFIQFGFFRTGIFNAADVSITFGMCLVVAQQVFKSRKNCV
- a CDS encoding FAD-dependent oxidoreductase, whose amino-acid sequence is MQPTNIKDPEYFHKVVDCQYACPAHTPVPEYIRLIAAERYTEAYMINWESNVFPGVLGRTCDRPCEPACRRGRVEEEPVAICRLKRVAADFKGEVKSLMPQGPFPPNGKKIALIGGGPASLTVARDLAPLGYEIHLYDEQELGGGMMRSQIPSFRLPQEVLDEEVGFILDMGIHTHFKTYVSSMREMLGMGYDAIFVGTGAPRGRDLADLPGRKEGASNIQIGIEFLANVAFEHTNKIGKKVIVLGGGNTAMDCCRTSRRLGGEDVKVVVRSPRKEMKASPWEIEDAVHEDIPIYENHVPKEFVVENGKLVGMKFEKVKAVYDENGRRSLVPSGEPDVFFEADDVLIAVGQENAFPWIERDLGIQFDKWEVPVLDKTTFQSTRPEVFFGGDSAMGPKNVITAVAQGHQAAVSIDLFCQGEDLIMARPAPRTNLIHQKMGIHEWMYDSAVAPDLRFKVPHADKSKTLKDRRMEVELGFDKEMGFKEAQRCLNCDVQTVFTTNRCIECDACVDICPTACITFTENGEEADLRTRLSAPAHELSQDLYVSDELPTKRVMVKDENVCLHCGLCAERCPTAAWDMQKYLYSVAKAGELEYA